A window of the Vibrio ostreae genome harbors these coding sequences:
- the mrdA gene encoding penicillin-binding protein 2, with product MLRKRNPIRDYLAEARLFRNRAIVSFVGIVLMMGILVANLYNIQVNQYQDYKTRSNDNRIKVVPIAPNRGLIYDRNGVLLAENRPVFNLEIIPEKVKDMDDTITRLQQILQITPEQIAAFDKERRQTRRFNSVPLLTQLTQQEVAKFSVQQYKFPGVSVTANLKRFYPYGEVLTHVLGYVSRINDRDMRRLEQEGKEANYQATRDIGKLGIERYYEDVLHGTAGYQEVEVNSRGRIIRTLKYVPPTPGKDIVLNLDIDLQVYVHNLLEGRRGSAVVLDPKDNGVLAMVSSPSYDPNAFVHGISSKAYSALLNDKNRPLVNRTTLGIYPPASTVKPFIAVSALEEGVITPNTTRNDPGYWRIPNSKTRPFRDWSRWGHGTVNVTKALEESVDTFFYQVAYDMGIDRLSTWMMKFGFGDYTGIDIHEESTANMPTREWKMARHRTPWYQGDTIPVGIGQGYWTATPMQIAKATSVLVHHGEVIAPHLLRSTINNGDKFSTQKETEYTTYPPITGVPDKYWNIAIEGMHLVNHGSRGTARRAFYGSEYQSAGKSGTAQVFGLAEGQKYNADELAEHLRDHALYTSFAPVDNPQAIVTIVLENAGGGSSHGAPVARQIFDHIILKKDDKAKQE from the coding sequence ATGTTACGTAAGCGTAACCCTATTCGAGACTATCTGGCAGAAGCACGGTTATTTCGTAACCGTGCTATTGTATCTTTTGTCGGCATTGTCTTGATGATGGGGATACTGGTCGCCAACCTGTACAACATCCAGGTGAACCAGTATCAGGATTATAAAACCCGTTCCAATGATAACCGCATCAAAGTCGTCCCTATCGCTCCCAACCGCGGCCTGATATACGACCGCAACGGTGTTTTGCTGGCTGAAAACCGCCCTGTCTTTAACCTGGAAATCATCCCGGAAAAAGTCAAAGACATGGACGACACCATCACGCGCTTACAACAGATTCTGCAAATCACGCCGGAACAAATCGCCGCGTTTGACAAAGAGCGTCGTCAAACCCGCCGCTTTAATTCGGTGCCGCTGCTGACCCAGCTGACTCAGCAGGAAGTGGCCAAATTTTCCGTTCAACAGTACAAGTTTCCCGGCGTGTCGGTGACAGCCAACCTCAAGCGCTTCTACCCGTACGGCGAAGTGCTGACCCACGTGCTCGGTTACGTATCACGAATCAATGACCGCGACATGCGTCGTCTTGAGCAAGAAGGCAAAGAAGCCAACTACCAGGCTACGCGTGATATCGGTAAGCTCGGCATCGAACGTTACTACGAAGATGTGCTGCACGGCACCGCCGGTTACCAGGAAGTGGAAGTCAACAGCCGCGGCCGTATCATCCGCACTCTGAAATACGTTCCGCCTACGCCGGGCAAAGATATCGTCCTCAATCTCGATATCGATCTGCAAGTCTATGTGCATAACCTGCTGGAAGGCCGTCGTGGCTCAGCCGTGGTGCTGGATCCGAAAGATAATGGCGTACTGGCCATGGTATCGAGTCCGAGCTACGATCCGAATGCGTTTGTGCACGGCATTTCAAGCAAGGCGTACAGCGCGCTGCTCAACGACAAAAACCGCCCGCTGGTTAACCGCACCACTCTCGGGATTTATCCGCCAGCATCAACAGTCAAACCCTTTATCGCGGTGTCGGCACTGGAAGAAGGCGTCATTACACCCAACACCACCCGCAATGACCCGGGTTACTGGCGCATTCCAAACTCGAAAACCCGTCCGTTCCGTGACTGGTCCCGCTGGGGACACGGTACAGTGAATGTGACCAAAGCACTGGAAGAATCGGTCGATACTTTCTTTTATCAGGTCGCGTATGACATGGGCATCGACCGCCTGTCGACCTGGATGATGAAATTCGGCTTTGGCGACTACACCGGTATTGATATCCACGAAGAAAGTACCGCTAACATGCCTACGCGTGAGTGGAAAATGGCCCGCCACCGCACGCCTTGGTATCAGGGCGACACGATACCGGTGGGTATCGGCCAGGGTTACTGGACCGCGACCCCGATGCAAATCGCTAAGGCGACCTCGGTGCTGGTCCATCACGGTGAGGTGATTGCGCCGCACTTGCTGCGTTCAACCATCAACAATGGTGACAAATTCTCGACCCAGAAAGAGACCGAATACACCACCTATCCGCCGATCACCGGTGTACCGGACAAATACTGGAATATCGCCATCGAAGGCATGCACCTGGTCAACCACGGCAGCCGTGGTACCGCACGCCGCGCCTTTTACGGCTCTGAATACCAGAGTGCCGGTAAGTCCGGTACTGCTCAGGTATTTGGCCTGGCGGAAGGCCAGAAATATAACGCCGACGAACTGGCCGAGCATCTGCGCGACCATGCGCTGTACACCAGTTTTGCGCCGGTCGATAACCCGCAGGCGATTGTCACCATAGTGCTGGAGAACGCCGGTGGCGGCTCAAGTCATGGTGCACCGGTTGCCAGACAGATCTTTGACCACATTATTCTCAAGAAAGACGATAAGGCAAAACAGGAATGA
- a CDS encoding serine hydrolase — protein sequence MKKTILNSVLASSIALSATFTSTANASPVVIPDAPQIAAKGFVLMDYHSGKVLAQKEMNTKLSPASLTKMMTSYVIGQELKRGNISNDDDVTISRNAWAKNFPESSKMFIEVGTTVKVRDLNQGIIVQSGNDACVAMAEHIAGSEDAFVDLMNAWGSSLGMKDTHFANVHGLDNADLYTTPYDMALLGQALIRDVPNEYKIYSEKKFTYNGITQYNRNGLLWDKSMNVDGIKTGHTTNAGFNLVSSATEGKMRLVAVVMGTKDMNARKSESKKLLSYGFRFFETVEPHKAGETFVNEKVWMGDKSTVALGVGEDTYVTLPRGQAKDLTASFVLEKELKAPIQKGEKVGTLYYQVNGEDVAQRPLLALENVEEGSMFSRLWDYIVLLFKGLF from the coding sequence ATGAAAAAAACCATCCTAAATTCTGTTTTAGCGTCTTCAATTGCGCTTTCCGCTACGTTCACCAGCACAGCTAACGCTTCTCCTGTCGTAATTCCAGATGCGCCACAGATCGCGGCAAAAGGTTTTGTACTGATGGACTATCATTCAGGCAAAGTTCTTGCCCAGAAAGAAATGAATACCAAGCTGTCTCCAGCCAGCCTGACCAAAATGATGACCAGCTACGTCATCGGCCAGGAACTGAAGCGCGGTAACATTTCTAACGATGATGACGTCACTATCAGCCGTAATGCCTGGGCGAAGAACTTCCCGGAATCATCAAAGATGTTCATCGAAGTCGGCACGACGGTCAAAGTACGCGATCTGAACCAGGGCATCATTGTTCAGTCAGGTAACGACGCCTGTGTCGCAATGGCAGAACACATTGCCGGCTCAGAAGATGCGTTCGTCGATCTGATGAACGCCTGGGGCAGCAGCCTGGGTATGAAAGATACCCACTTTGCCAACGTGCACGGCCTGGACAACGCGGACCTGTACACCACGCCTTACGACATGGCGCTGCTTGGTCAGGCTCTGATCCGTGACGTTCCGAACGAGTACAAAATCTACTCAGAGAAGAAATTCACTTACAACGGCATCACTCAGTACAACCGTAACGGTCTGCTGTGGGATAAAAGCATGAACGTGGACGGCATCAAAACCGGTCACACCACCAACGCAGGTTTTAACCTGGTCAGCTCGGCAACCGAAGGCAAGATGCGTCTGGTTGCCGTTGTTATGGGCACCAAAGACATGAACGCACGTAAATCAGAGAGCAAAAAGCTACTGAGCTACGGCTTCCGTTTCTTTGAAACCGTTGAACCACACAAAGCGGGCGAAACTTTCGTCAACGAAAAAGTATGGATGGGTGACAAGTCAACGGTTGCTCTGGGTGTAGGCGAAGACACTTACGTCACTCTGCCACGCGGCCAGGCGAAAGATCTGACTGCCAGCTTCGTGCTGGAAAAAGAGCTGAAAGCTCCTATCCAGAAAGGCGAAAAAGTCGGTACTCTGTACTACCAGGTAAACGGTGAAGATGTAGCACAACGTCCTCTGCTGGCGCTGGAAAACGTCGAAGAAGGTAGCATGTTCAGCCGTCTGTGGGACTACATTGTCCTGCTATTCAAAGGCTTGTTCTAA
- the rodA gene encoding rod shape-determining protein RodA, translating into MKLDPSTGRNRAFFERLHIDLPLLLGLLVVMGFGLVVMYSASGQSLAMMDRQAMRMVLALAVMIGLAQLPPRTYERLAPGLFFVGVILLLGVLFFGEVSKGAQRWLNLGFVRFQPSELLKLAVPLMVARYIGKRPLPPSFQTLMISAVMVFFPTILIAKQPDLGTSILIAASGVFVIFLAGISWKIIVAAAMAVGAFVPVLWFFLMHEYQKTRVRTLFNPESDPLGAGYHIIQSKIAIGSGGISGKGWLHGTQSNLEFLPERHTDFIFAVIAEEWGMIGILALLAVYLFIIGRGLYLASNAQTAFGRMMAGSIVLSFFVYVFVNIGMVSGILPVVGVPLPLISYGGTSMVTLMAGFGILMSIHTHRKAFSKAN; encoded by the coding sequence ATGAAACTCGATCCTTCTACCGGCCGGAACCGGGCCTTTTTCGAACGCTTGCATATCGACCTGCCGCTGCTGCTGGGATTGCTGGTCGTGATGGGATTTGGCCTGGTGGTGATGTACAGTGCCAGCGGCCAGAGCCTGGCGATGATGGATCGTCAGGCAATGCGTATGGTGCTGGCGCTGGCAGTGATGATCGGCTTGGCCCAGTTGCCACCGCGTACCTACGAGCGCCTGGCACCGGGACTGTTTTTTGTCGGCGTGATCCTGCTGCTGGGAGTACTGTTTTTTGGTGAAGTCTCCAAAGGTGCTCAGCGCTGGCTGAATTTGGGCTTTGTCCGTTTCCAGCCATCGGAATTACTCAAACTGGCGGTGCCTTTGATGGTGGCACGCTATATCGGCAAGCGTCCGCTGCCGCCGAGTTTTCAGACTCTGATGATTTCGGCTGTCATGGTGTTCTTTCCAACCATACTGATCGCCAAACAGCCCGACCTCGGCACCTCGATTCTGATCGCCGCCTCCGGAGTGTTTGTTATCTTTCTGGCTGGTATCAGCTGGAAAATTATCGTCGCGGCGGCCATGGCGGTCGGTGCGTTTGTGCCGGTGCTGTGGTTTTTCCTGATGCACGAGTATCAGAAAACCCGGGTACGTACTCTGTTTAACCCGGAGTCCGACCCGCTCGGTGCCGGTTACCACATTATCCAGAGTAAAATTGCTATCGGTTCGGGCGGGATTTCCGGAAAAGGCTGGCTGCACGGCACCCAGTCCAACCTGGAATTCTTACCTGAACGACATACTGACTTTATCTTTGCAGTAATCGCCGAAGAATGGGGCATGATAGGCATTCTTGCGCTATTGGCAGTTTACTTATTTATTATTGGCCGCGGACTCTACCTGGCAAGCAACGCACAAACCGCATTCGGTCGCATGATGGCCGGCAGTATTGTGCTAAGCTTTTTTGTTTATGTGTTTGTAAACATCGGGATGGTAAGCGGTATTTTGCCGGTAGTGGGTGTACCTCTTCCACTGATCAGCTATGGCGGTACTTCTATGGTCACCCTCATGGCAGGATTTGGTATTCTGATGTCAATCCATACCCATAGAAAAGCGTTTTCGAAGGCAAACTAA
- a CDS encoding septal ring lytic transglycosylase RlpA family protein — MHSKLLVTFCCAAILAGCSTTPSGRYEIDDDVAPDTPMSVDHIEDANPQYEPYSLGGNKDYTLRGVNYQIEKQTSGFKQRGKASWYGKKFHGHLTSNGEIYDMYSMSAAHKTLPLPSYVKVTNLDNGKSTVVRVNDRGPFHSGRIIDLSYAAAYKIGVVQAGTANVEIEVIAVNKSSDAKPKSGAPQYIIQVASSQNEQRVRTLAQEMGQSLSVQSFVESIDQSHRLFLGPFSDYTQTQDTLEKVKALGYDTAFIKKHSVTQ, encoded by the coding sequence ATGCACTCCAAGCTCCTTGTTACCTTTTGCTGCGCCGCAATCCTGGCCGGCTGTAGTACCACCCCATCCGGGCGCTACGAGATCGACGATGATGTGGCGCCTGATACGCCAATGTCGGTCGATCATATTGAAGATGCCAACCCGCAGTACGAACCGTACAGTCTCGGAGGCAACAAAGATTACACCCTACGCGGTGTCAATTATCAGATTGAAAAACAGACGTCGGGCTTTAAACAGCGCGGCAAAGCGTCCTGGTACGGTAAAAAGTTTCATGGTCACCTGACCTCAAACGGCGAAATTTATGACATGTACTCAATGAGCGCTGCGCATAAAACCCTGCCGCTGCCGAGTTATGTCAAAGTGACCAATCTGGATAATGGCAAATCGACCGTGGTGCGGGTCAATGACCGCGGCCCTTTCCACTCCGGGCGCATCATAGATTTAAGTTATGCCGCAGCGTATAAAATCGGTGTGGTTCAGGCCGGCACCGCGAATGTAGAGATCGAGGTGATTGCCGTCAACAAAAGCAGTGATGCCAAGCCGAAATCCGGTGCACCTCAGTACATCATTCAGGTGGCATCTTCACAAAATGAACAAAGAGTGCGAACTTTAGCGCAAGAAATGGGTCAAAGCCTTTCAGTGCAAAGTTTTGTCGAGAGTATTGACCAAAGCCATCGCCTGTTTCTGGGACCGTTCAGTGATTACACACAAACACAGGACACCCTCGAAAAGGTGAAAGCTCTGGGGTACGATACTGCCTTTATTAAAAAGCACTCAGTCACGCAATAA